The following is a genomic window from Solanum stenotomum isolate F172 chromosome 4, ASM1918654v1, whole genome shotgun sequence.
GCTAGAGATGCAGTTATAGCACTGGCAAGTCTCATGCCTTCTTTATTTGACCCACTTTTGTATCATACTATGCGCCAAGAATAAGAGTCTCATTGATAATCCTTTTTTATCAGATTGATCAAGAACGTGAGGGTGAGCAGATTGATAGAGCGTTATTGAAGAACGTGCTAAGCATATTTGTTGAAATTGGAATGGGGGAGATGGAGTTCTATGAAAATGACTTTGAAGATGCAATGCTTAAAGATACAGCAGCGTATTATTCTCGAAAAGCATCAAACTGGATTGTGGAAGATTCTTGTCCAGATTATATGTTGAAGGTAAAGATCCTATCTGCAATTTTAATTAGTGCATAAGTTGGTTGTATCCTTATCCCAGAATGTATACTGATACCTGTTATTTCTAAAACAGGCAGAAGAGTGCTTGAAAAAAGAGAAGGATAGAGTTTCTCATTATTTGCACTCAAGCAGCGAGACAAAACTTCTGGGGGTCAGTATTGGAATGAGGcacttgaaaattgaaatattagTATTTTCTTGGCATCTTAACTACTGATGAAAAGCTATTTagaacttcaaaataaactgtTTTGTATTTATGATATGTTGCAGTAACTATTTAACCCTTCTCTAGATGTTTAATTCTGTTGGTTTTGGAGTTCCCATTAATTGGTGTCGGATACTTGACTGCATTCCCCTTGGATGATTTCTTTGAATAAACTGAATACATGTGAAACGAAAGAAATATAGTCTTTCCAAACCTTTCAATTTAGTTTTTTCATTGTACTCGGAGGAGGAATAATGTATTCATCTTGTGCATTTACAACTATGCTTCAGTGAGATGCTGTGCTTTCTTTTGGTCGATATTCTGATCATCTTTTGGAGCAGATTctactggaaattgcaaaaACTTTCCACTTTAAGTTAGAGGTGTTTCTCCATGATTATGCATCATTAATGAATCTCCTTCTTCATTGTTCTTTTGCTTGAAGCACATTTTCTTCATTGAGCCAAATGTACAAAATAGGGCTGTTGGTCagtgatgtttttatttttatttggagaAATGAAAAACATTAATGCATATAACTTTGTCTCATTTTGGTTTTATCAGGTCATTACTTTCTAAGTTTTTACTTGATTAAGTCTGTTTAGTTTTGAAATGAGTTATGTTCAAAGTGCCTCTGGttgcatttattttttcaattgacACTACACTTGTGCTGCAGAAAGTGCAAAATGAATTATTGGTTGTATATACCAATCAATTGCTTGAGAAGGAGCATTCTGGATGCCGAGCTTTGCTTAGAGATGATAAGGTATTAATTCCTTGCATAGTAGGTGTCTACTAGTCAATATGTATTTGACTTCTTATGTGAGGATCTTGTTTTTCCCCCCTCCTTTGATCCACCCCTTTTTCATATCAGGTAGAGGATTTATCTCGAATGTATAGGCTATTCCACAGGATCCCTAAAGGTTTGGAACAAGTTGCAAATGTGTTTAAGCAGGTATGGTCTTCTATTTAATGTTGAGCAACTACAGGGTTTTCATTGAGTGTTTTTTTTGGTGGTTAAATACTTTGTTATGGTACATATTTTGCAGCATGTCAGTGAAGGTATGGTGCTGGTGCAACAGGCCGAAGACTCAGCAAGTAACAAGGTCTGTTGACTGAACATGTTGTGCTTCATTTGGCAATATGTTTTTTGGcccctttttcttattttaatatccATGCTTCttaaactagtagagaaaaagTTTAGGTGTATGGGTAGGAAAAAACAAGGGAAGTTGAAGGGGAGAATGCATGGAGCAACCTATCTTTGAGAACAATCAAGTAATCTAGAAAAAAAAGGAGTTCAAGACTTTGAGTAGATTAAATAGCATTATCAGAAATACAAAGATATATGTGAAGTTGCATCCACATGCTGTTCTTATGATCTGCGAGCTATTGTTTTTCCTTTTGGTAGTAACTGATTTCAGTGCATTTTGAAGTTCTGATATTTATGTAGTTCTACAGGCTGAAAGTTCCAGTGGTTCACAGGAGCAGGTAAATCCACTTATCTGAATTTCTACTCAAGTTGATTTTTCAAGTGTAATAGCTCAGGAGATGGTTCAACTTCAACTGTGTCCGATCTGTTTCCTCAGGTCTTTGTTAGGAAGGTTATTGAGCTGCTTGACAAATATATGGCATATGTGACCGACAGTTTTGCAAATAACTCTCTCTTTCACAAGGTATATCCAGCTGTTCACAGTTGTGTGGTTATACTTTTTACCTTGAATAATTTGAGATGTTATTTCTGATGTCTTAACTTCTGAACTTTTATAGGTTTTGAAAGAGGCATTTGAGGTCTTCTGTAACAATTTGTTTGCTGGCTGTTCTAGTGCAGAACTCCTTGCCTCTTATTGTGATAATATCCTTAAGAAGGGCGGGAGTGAGAAACTCAGTGATGGTGCTATTGAGGAGACATTAGATAAGGTAGCACTAACCCTATATCCAGCTTCGCTTTCTGGTGGTCACTCGATTTTTCAGGATAACTTCATAATTGTTTATATTTCATATAGGTGGTCAAGTATCTTGCGTTTGTCAGTGACAAAGACCTTTTTGCTGAGTTCTACAGGTTGGAAGctacatcaatttttttttttttgacccAGTAACTAGTTCCTTGTTACATCTCTAACCATTGAATATGCATTTGTCTTCATAATTTTATAGGAAGAAGCTTTCTCGGCGACTGCTTTTTAATAAAAGTGCCAATGATGACCATGAAAGGCTCATCTTAATAAAGTTAAAGCAGCAGTGTGGTGGACAGTTTACGTCAAAGATGGAGGGAATGGTGAGGAGAGTGTATAGTACTACTAGTTTTATCTTCCCCCCGTTCAAATTGTCTTGTCAACACTTATTGTTTGAAATAACAAAACAGGTGACGGACTTGACTTTGGCCAAGGAAAATCAGAGTCACTTTCAGGAATATCTCAGTAACAACTCGGCAGCTAATTCCGGAATTGATTTGACTGTCAGAGTTCTTAAAACTTGCTTTTGGCCTAGTTATAAATCTTCTGATCTGAGTCTCCCTGTGGAAATGGTGAGATCTGCTTCTCATCTGATATAATGATTCAATTTCTGCTGCTGATCTGatctttcctttatttttttttattttttttatgggtGTTTTACTCCTCTGTTGGCATCTCAGGTGAAGTGTGTAGAAGTCTTCAAGGAATTTTATCAGACGAAAACAAAACACAGGAAATTGACCTGGATTTATTCACTGGATACATGCAATGTCAATGGCAAGTTTGAATCAAAAACTATTGAACTTATTGTGGGAACTTACCAGGTGATCAGTTTGTGAAATAGTTCTGCTGCAGCATCGCTGTTCTGATACCAAATATGGTTACTGATTAGTGATCTCGTTTTCAGGCTGCTGCTCTATTACTGTTTAATGCTTCAGATAGATTGAGTTACTCAGATATCAAAAGTCAGTTAAATTTGGCTGACGATGACTTGATCAGATTGCTTCAATCCCTGTCATGTGCCAAGTATAAAATTCTGACCAAAGAGCCTAGCAATAGAACTGTTTCGTCAACGGATCATTTTGAATTTAACTCCAAGTTCACTGACAGAATGAGGAGGATTAGGGTATAGATACTGTTTAGAGCTACTTGTATTTTGCtttgatgcttactttgtgtatGCTTTGTGGACACTTTTTCTCAATGATCTTATTGTATCGTTCAGATCCCTTTGCCTCCGGTGGATGAAAGGAAAAAAGTGGTTGAGGATGTTGACAAGGACAGACGTTATGCAATTGATGCTTGTATTGTGCGCATTATGAAGAGCCGGAAGGTGCTTCCTCATCAGCAGCTCGTGTTGGAGTGTGTTGAGCAATTGAGCCGCATGTTTAAGGTATGCTGCATCTTCACCATTTGGATTTCCTCGGTTTAGGTATTCCATTTAGGAAAGTGGACATGATTTTGGTCTGCCTAATAACCACAACATTCAATTTGACATGGAGGAATGTTGTTGCTTCTATGCCAgacatttcattttctttcttgctATCTAATTGCGTGTTACTTAAaacatcttttcattttaaaagtaAGTCATCAATGTCCTAGGGATCGCTTTGCTGATAGAATATCTTAGATGGTTATTACTTGTTTTGCTTCTCCTAGTACCgactattcaaaataaaaataaaaatggagaaGTGATGATGACGGTTGACCACAGGGGTAACAGGAGGATATTGACTCCTTTGTGTCCAGCTATCTTTTTTGTTGCATTTTGANNNNNNNNNNNNNNNNNNNNNNNNNNNNNNNNNNNNNNNNNNNNNNNNNNNNNNNNNNNNNNNNNNNNNNNNNNNNNNNNNNNNNNNNNNNNNNNNNNNNNNNNNNNNNNNNNNNNNNNNNNNNNNNNNNNNNNNNNNNNNNNNNNNNNNNNNNNNNNNNNNNNNNNNNNNNNNNNNNNNNNNNNNNNNNNNNNNNNNNNNNNNNNNNNNNNNNNNNNNNNNNNNNNNNNNNNNNNNNNNNNNNNNNNNNNNNNNNNNNNNNNNNNNNNNNNNNNNNNNNNNNGAGGCTGTATTGCGAAGAGTAAAGAGCCAATTGCCAGCTCTAAATATGTTGGAATTATTATTGGGTCATTGTCCCCACAACACTTGCAATGTTGACTTGGACCACTCCCATTACTACAATCAATGATTCGTTTTTCACTGAACACCCTTGTGTCCGGTAAAAATAATGGAGTAGttatattacatataaataatCCGATACTTCAGACTTTAACCTATATCTATTGTCTAGTGTAGTGGCAAAGGTTTTTAGAGTGTAATGGCCCAGTGTTGAGAGTCCAATTAAACAAGAATATTGAGAAATTCTTCCAATACATTGGTTGGTgattataaacatatatataatcgGATGAGTGCACTGGAAATTAAGCTTAGTTTAGGATTACATTGTGCAGGTCTTTTCGTGGTCACACCAATTGTTGACATGTTATAATTCTTTCTTATTATCGCATGTTTCTACTCAGGCTTTTCAAAAGAGGcacaaattaattaatccaATGATATTTCTTGTCTTGGGAGTAGAGAATCAAATGAAAATCATATCACTTTCACTTTCATTGTATTGCTCTACTTTCTCCACCTCAAACTTAACTTTCAAATGTCTTATATAAGTACGTTTTGTGGAATATGATGTGCAGTAGCTAGCATGTATATATGGAGCTAGCTAGCTAAATAAAGCTGATTATTTTCTGGTTTGTTATAAATTATAGGGTCCAAGTTGAGGAATCGTTTTTTCATGTATGAGAAATTAAAGTGGAAAATGGAGTAATGATGGATGTTGAGCTTGCTCGGCCAGGGTGAATGTGTACGTTCATGAACTGGATCGTGATTCGGAGGGAAAGGAAAATGTATACTATACGTTCATGAACTGGATCAAAATGCTACCAGCTGTTGAAATCATGTCTCTCTACCCcatagttatatatatttcaacCTAATTTATtactctatctatctatatatataataacaacaaacaaattaaatgatatacTTATATCCTTGCCTATACTGCAAACAATGTAGTACAGTAACAGTTTCCTCAATTACCATCTGCTTAATTCAACAACAAAAGAGAAATTTGGTGAATTTATTTAGTCTCCCTCTATGCTTACCTACTTTCcaagtatttaatttttatctttttatttttatttttttatataccaTATATATTGCCATTGAGAAAGAAATTACATTTGAAGAAGCAGGGTTAGGCCATACCTTCTTGCGAGTTTGGTTACACAGTCAAACCAAACACATGAGTGCACACAAGATCTAAGCTAAACAAGCACTAGTACACTTAGAGAGGTTCAAGGGGGATCATAGCTCAAAGTATTTGCTTTACGCTTTATGACTCTAAAGGAAGGGCATACCCACCTATCTATGTAGAGAATCCCTTTCACTTGAAGTGAGAGTAGATCTAGATTTGTACATGAGTAAGTGAGTGACTTAGGGAAGCTAATTTGTCAACAACTTTATTGGTTTCCCTAAAGCAATGTTAAATAGGAATATCATATATTCCTACAAGATTCTTTATCTCTTTGACCGTGTCTTCGATTCTCCAGGGGATTGCCCAGACAACGATGGCGCAATTAAGCAACAATAAAGCGTCTGCCTCAGCAATGGTAGAACTCAAACCATTAACTCTTCCTCGATAATCCCCTAAGTACACCTCCCCCACCACAAGTTCCATTAATGCAAGATTCATCGTTGTTTAATTTAAGAACAGGGGATAAGGGTTTAATCCACTTGACCACTCTGACGATCTTCTTAGccatatttttatcaaaaatcaaacaaatgtCTTATCAACTTTCACTTTGGATGCTTTTGAATCTAGCTAGCTTTGATAAGTTGACAAATGTTGAAAGTGATTAGAATGCTGCAAGTTGATAGAAAGCTTTTCTGAATCATATTTGGAGCAACACCTGGGCCTCCGTAGCTCCCATATCACTATAGGTGGCATAATTTTAAGGATATATGCCACCACATAATTTTTGGCCTTAGAAATTTCAACATTTGACTAATAAGCTTCTAAGAGTTCTGCTTCGCTGATGCCTAACCATCCTGCAAACCTTTGCCAATACGTACGGTTCATTTGTGAATAGTCGAACAATCACTTTAATCCTTAGAGCTTAATGCGGGTTCAGAGTAAAATTTAATAGAATGTtatgaaatgaatatgaagaagtcctaattataattaatttcaatagTTATAGTGTGATTAATGAATtttaacaaacataaatttatacTGTAGTAAAGTTTTATGTTAAATGGGCCCAGTATGAATTTGAGCAGCCATCCATACCTGAGTAGTGGATCTTGAACCCATTACCCACCCTTAAATACTTGATATATACTGCACCATTTGCCCACACGCAACCAAATTTCACCACTCTCGAACCTTCTACATGGAAGAAGACGGTGACAATTTTGTCGTTGATCAACCGCCGCCGCCGACCGAAGAGGAGCTCCATAGACAAGATGTCGGAAAGTTGCTTTATGGGTACATAATTATGCATACACCACTTTGTGTTAATTTTCCTGTCAAAATTGTATAATGATTCATATTTTCTGTCCCTTAAATAGATGTGATCATTATCGGCGACGCTGTAAACTCCGAGCCCCTTGTTGCAATGAAATTTTCACTTGCCGTCATTGCCACAACGAGGCCAAGGTGCTTGCTGCTTTCTTATAAAAATACTACAACAGCCACTGCTCCGGAGCCCTtttatcacttattttgaaGTAGAACATACTCCATCCTTAGTTGGAAAACCTAAACAGTCGGTTAGTCTTTACATATATGTCCTGCTGCTAATTAGCTGTCctaaatagtaaaatttaattaacaaGTCGCAGGTCAAAATCCATCCATAATATCTATGAACAACCAATTTCCAGTTATCACATGCGAACACAAGTATTTTATTTGGAAATAGATGGACAAACACTCATTTTTTCTTTTGCCCTTAATGTGGGATTCTCTGGATCCAACATACATACTAACTAGTTTCCGCTTTCTGTAATGGTCTGGTGctattgcttcattgtaatagTAAGATGCCTTACTATTGTCAGTTCCATATTTCAAAACGTTAAATGGACCTTCCTTGCTTTATAAACTGTGTATTGTTTTTACTGAAGCTTGTGTTTGTTGGAATCAGAATGCTTTGACCAATCCCAAGGAACGGCACGAACTTGTGCGCCACAATGTTAAGCAAGTACGAGTAAAGCTCATATTATTGATTTCCTCAGATGATAAGATTGTTCATGAATACTCGGAACTTTTATGGGGATTGATGTTGGATCTCATTTTTTGCTACAGGTTGTTTGTGCTGTATGCGACACCGAACAACAGGTTTGTTAAGTTCTGTTGCTACACTTATCTATCATTTGAGTGTCTCAAGTTTATGGACTTTTCAGCCGTTATAGtctgtgataatttttttctggCTTGTGTTAAATAGGTTGCTGAGATCTGTTCAGAGTGTGGAGTCAAATTTGGGGAGTACTATTGTGAAATTTGTAGATTTTACGATGACAATGTAATgctactattttatttttctcttaaattagATTGTTCTATTTTTGGATGCTAGAGTaaccaaataaatatttaattcatttgATGCActtgtatttaagtaattactTTTCTTTCAGAGAACAAAGGGGCAGTTTCACTGTGATGACTGTGGAATTTGCAGGTGAATGCACTAAATAATATTGTATTCAGCCTCCATTCTGCCCTTACACTTCCTTACTCATTCCAACTATCTAAACAACATATATGTCACCTGTGGTACTTATATACGCAATTGGTGAAACAGGGTCGGTGGTCGAGAAAACTTCTTCCACTGCAAGAAGTGTGGTAAGGCATCCCTTCCTCCTTGTTGTTTGACTACTGTTGTGGATTTCCTTGTATCAAAATGGAtcgatttcttttttaattttgaatagtgTAGTTTATATCTCAACCCTTACCTTATAAAGAAAGGTGTAGATTATATCTCAAGTTCTCAACTAGTGATTCTTTTCAACTATAGCTTGTTCTAAAACTGTATTGTGGAAGTGTACTTTTCTCATTTGACAATTCCTTTCTgaaattttacttttcaaatGCCCTTTCCATTGAGTCTTAGATAGAACATCGTATATGGTAATAAAGGGATATCCTTGGAACGGGGAGGTTAATCTTGTACAACTATATTATTGCTTTGTACATCTACCATCTCATAGCTGTCTACTGGCGTCATGCACGGGGGCAGACCCACCCGtgtgctcgagcacccattaaCTTTGTATCCAACTAATATATTTCTATAGAAATTAGGAGGTGTTTTACtcgaaaactataaataaaagaaaaatgactaagttttcGAAAAATCGGTCAAACTTAATagtttaagagaaatcaaattttcaaaagaacagaatcgccacttaattttttttataggtaaaaatcaagaaaaaaacttaaagttttcaaaagactcaaacagataaaattaattgaaaagagGGTTctagttcaatgtacattctgagaaggtgttaggccctcgaaatgtccgctaacttgcggttgaccgacgactaatttttttttttaactaaataaattGGAACAATATTGTTAGAAACGGCACATATAGatttattttgtatgtttttCACAAATAATTTAACGCCTGCCCCACTAGTTTAGTTTTTATTTGATACACGGGTTGTCCTTAAAATACCAcgatttatattttaaaaataaatgcatGGGGTTTACCTCCAcaattgaatttatttatgtGTAGTGAGATATGAGTGATAGTTTTACGTACACAAAATAAGGCAAAAGTGAAAGGAGGAACTTTGGGCCTTATGGGGTAGCCTTTTGGGACTCGGTTCGTGGAGGGTGAAATTACCTGAAATACGTAAAATCTCATCATCCTCTTGTTCATTCGACTCCAACTGAACAAACTAGGGTTTGAGATCCTAAATTTTGGCgttatgaagaagaaaatggtgAGACGGAAACGGCGAAGAAAGCAAAATGTTTCAaggataagaagaagaagaagaatatgcaAAGATTAGGAGGAGGCTTATCAATATTAAGCCTAGGCATCTTCTGACTTAGCAATTTACAGGCTCCAAAACTTACTGAACAAGAAGACATCCAAAGGGATCTCATTGTCTCCAATTTTGCAGCATTAGCCAAAAGAGCGTCGTCACCATAGGGGCAGTCTAGTTTTATGAGGCTCTCACATCCAGAGTGGAGGCCCATATCACTATCCCCAGCAAAGGCGACGGAAAGCATCTCTAACTTTTTAGCATGGGTCCCAATGTACTCAAACACACGGTCAGTAAGAAGGCCAGAAAGAGAAAGTCGCCGCAACTCTTTGCATTG
Proteins encoded in this region:
- the LOC125862166 gene encoding E3 ubiquitin-protein ligase MIEL1-like; translation: MEEDGDNFVVDQPPPPTEEELHRQDVGKLLYGCDHYRRRCKLRAPCCNEIFTCRHCHNEAKNALTNPKERHELVRHNVKQVVCAVCDTEQQVAEICSECGVKFGEYYCEICRFYDDNRTKGQFHCDDCGICRVGGRENFFHCKKCGKASLPPCCLTTVVDFLVSKWIDFFFNFE
- the LOC125862847 gene encoding cullin-1-like — protein: MTTSQMKTIELEEGWNFMQKGITKLKKILEGHPYSISSEEYKLLYTTIYNMCTQKAPHDYSQQLYEKYKEAFEEYINSTVLSSLREKHNEFMLRELVKRWENHKVMVRWLSRFFHYLDRYFIPRKSLPALNEVGLTCFRDLVYQELKSKARDAVIALIDQEREGEQIDRALLKNVLSIFVEIGMGEMEFYENDFEDAMLKDTAAYYSRKASNWIVEDSCPDYMLKAEECLKKEKDRVSHYLHSSSETKLLGKVQNELLVVYTNQLLEKEHSGCRALLRDDKVEDLSRMYRLFHRIPKGLEQVANVFKQHVSEGMVLVQQAEDSASNKAESSSGSQEQVFVRKVIELLDKYMAYVTDSFANNSLFHKVLKEAFEVFCNNLFAGCSSAELLASYCDNILKKGGSEKLSDGAIEETLDKVVKYLAFVSDKDLFAEFYRKKLSRRLLFNKSANDDHERLILIKLKQQCGGQFTSKMEGMVTDLTLAKENQSHFQEYLSNNSAANSGIDLTVRVLKTCFWPSYKSSDLSLPVEMVKCVEVFKEFYQTKTKHRKLTWIYSLDTCNVNGKFESKTIELIVGTYQAAALLLFNASDRLSYSDIKSQLNLADDDLIRLLQSLSCAKYKILTKEPSNRTVSSTDHFEFNSKFTDRMRRIRIPLPPVDERKKVVEDVDKDRRYAIDACIVRIMKSRKVLPHQQLVLECVEQLSRMFKVCCIFTIWISSV